In a single window of the Pseudomonas oryzihabitans genome:
- the ppsA gene encoding phosphoenolpyruvate synthase, with protein sequence MDEYVISLEQLGVHDVERVGGKNASLGEMIANLAGAGVSVPGGFATTAQAYRDFLEQSGLNERIHAALDALDVDDVVALAKTGAQIRQWVMDAPFPERLDAEIRKAFARISEGNPNLAVAVRSSATAEDLPDASFAGQQETFLNIRGVDNVIRAAKEVFASLFNDRAIAYRVHQGFDHKLVALSAGVQRMVRSETGAAGVLFTLDTESGFRDAVFVTAAYGLGETVVQGAVNPDEFYVHKPTLEAGRPAILRRNLGSKAIKMVYGDEAKAGRSVRTVDVEPADRARFSITDAEVTELSKQALIIERHYGRPMDIEWAKDGDDGKLYIVQARPETVKSRASATVMERYLLKEKGQVLVEGRSIGQRIGAGKVKIIRDVSEMDRVQPGDVLVSDMTDPDWEPVMKRASAIVTNRGGRTCHAAIIARELGIPAVVGCGNATSLLKDGQTVTVSCAEGDTGLIYEGELGFDIRQSSVEAMPELPFKIMMNVGNPDRAFDFAQLPNAGVGLARLEFIINRMIGVHPKALLNYDSLPFEVKESVDKRIAGYGDPVGFYVEKLVEGVSTLAAAFWPKKVIVRLSDFKSNEYANLIGGKLYEPEEENPMLGFRGASRYISENFRDCFELECRAMKKVREEMGLTNVELMVPFVRTLDEAARVVELLGENGLKRGENDLRVIMMCELPSNALLADEFLEHFDGFSIGSNDLTQLTLGLDRDSGIIAHLFDERNPAVKKLLANAIAACNRAGKYIGICGQGPSDHPDLAKWLMEQGIESVSLNPDSVLDTWFFLAEGNA encoded by the coding sequence TTGGACGAGTATGTAATTTCACTGGAGCAGCTTGGCGTGCACGACGTCGAGCGCGTGGGCGGCAAGAACGCATCTCTCGGCGAGATGATCGCCAACCTGGCTGGCGCGGGCGTGTCCGTTCCAGGCGGGTTCGCCACCACGGCCCAGGCCTACCGCGATTTCCTCGAGCAGAGCGGCCTGAACGAGCGCATCCACGCCGCCCTCGATGCCCTGGATGTCGATGACGTCGTCGCCCTGGCCAAGACTGGCGCGCAGATTCGCCAGTGGGTCATGGACGCGCCTTTCCCGGAGCGTCTGGATGCGGAGATCCGCAAGGCCTTCGCCCGGATTTCCGAGGGCAATCCCAATCTGGCGGTCGCCGTACGCTCTTCGGCGACCGCCGAAGACCTGCCGGATGCCTCCTTCGCCGGCCAGCAGGAAACCTTCCTCAACATCCGCGGTGTCGACAACGTCATTCGCGCGGCCAAGGAAGTCTTCGCCTCGCTCTTCAATGACCGCGCCATCGCCTACCGCGTGCACCAGGGCTTCGACCACAAGCTGGTCGCCCTGTCCGCTGGCGTGCAGCGCATGGTGCGCTCCGAAACCGGCGCCGCCGGCGTACTCTTCACCCTGGATACCGAATCCGGCTTCCGCGATGCGGTCTTCGTCACCGCCGCCTATGGCCTGGGCGAGACCGTGGTGCAAGGCGCGGTGAACCCGGACGAATTCTATGTGCACAAGCCCACCCTGGAAGCCGGTCGCCCGGCCATCCTGAGACGCAACCTGGGCAGCAAGGCCATCAAGATGGTCTATGGCGATGAAGCCAAGGCCGGTCGCTCCGTGCGCACCGTTGACGTCGAGCCCGCGGATCGCGCGCGCTTCTCCATCACCGATGCCGAGGTCACGGAGCTGTCCAAGCAGGCGCTGATCATCGAGCGCCACTACGGTCGTCCCATGGACATCGAGTGGGCCAAGGACGGCGACGATGGCAAGCTCTATATCGTTCAGGCCCGCCCGGAAACGGTGAAGAGCCGGGCCAGCGCCACCGTCATGGAGCGCTACCTGCTCAAGGAAAAAGGCCAGGTGCTGGTCGAGGGCCGGTCCATCGGCCAGCGTATCGGCGCGGGCAAGGTCAAGATCATCCGCGACGTCAGCGAGATGGATCGTGTCCAGCCTGGCGACGTGCTGGTGTCCGACATGACCGATCCCGACTGGGAGCCGGTGATGAAGCGTGCCAGCGCCATCGTCACCAACCGTGGCGGCCGTACCTGCCACGCCGCCATCATCGCTCGCGAGCTGGGCATCCCGGCCGTGGTGGGCTGCGGCAATGCTACCAGCCTGCTCAAGGACGGTCAGACCGTCACCGTTTCCTGCGCCGAGGGTGATACCGGCCTGATCTACGAAGGCGAACTGGGCTTCGACATCCGCCAGAGCTCGGTGGAGGCCATGCCCGAGTTGCCGTTCAAGATCATGATGAACGTCGGCAACCCCGATCGAGCCTTTGATTTCGCCCAGCTGCCCAATGCTGGCGTGGGCCTGGCGCGCCTCGAATTCATCATCAACCGCATGATCGGTGTGCACCCCAAGGCGCTGCTCAACTACGACAGCCTGCCCTTCGAGGTAAAGGAGAGTGTCGACAAGCGCATCGCCGGCTATGGTGATCCGGTCGGCTTCTATGTCGAGAAGCTGGTGGAAGGGGTATCCACCCTGGCCGCGGCCTTCTGGCCGAAAAAGGTCATCGTGCGCCTGTCGGACTTCAAGTCCAACGAATACGCCAACCTCATCGGCGGCAAGCTCTACGAGCCCGAGGAAGAGAACCCCATGCTGGGCTTCCGCGGCGCCTCCCGCTACATCAGCGAAAACTTCCGCGATTGCTTCGAGCTGGAATGCCGCGCCATGAAGAAGGTGCGTGAGGAGATGGGCCTGACCAACGTCGAGCTCATGGTGCCCTTCGTGCGGACCCTGGACGAGGCGGCACGCGTGGTCGAACTGCTTGGCGAGAACGGCCTCAAGCGTGGCGAGAACGACCTGCGCGTGATCATGATGTGCGAGCTGCCCTCCAATGCCCTGCTGGCGGACGAGTTCCTCGAGCACTTCGATGGCTTCTCCATCGGTTCCAACGACCTGACCCAGCTGACCCTGGGGCTGGATCGCGACTCCGGGATCATCGCTCACCTGTTCGACGAGCGTAATCCGGCGGTGAAGAAGCTGCTGGCCAATGCCATTGCCGCGTGCAACCGAGCCGGCAAGTACATCGGCATCTGCGGTCAGGGTCCCTCGGATCACCCGGACCTGGCCAAGTGGCTGATGGAGCAGGGGATCGAGAGCGTCTCCCTCAACCCCGACTCCGTCCTCGACACCTGGTTCTTCCTCGCCGAAGGCAACGCCTGA
- the ppsR gene encoding pyruvate, water dikinase regulatory protein, giving the protein MQRTAFFISDGTGITAETLGQSLLAQFGDITFRKVTRPYVDTLDKARAMVQQINAAAVQDGARPIIFDTIVNRDIRAILDQSNGFMIDIFSTFLSPLERELSAESSYSVGKSHSIMHNSHYMERIEAVNFALENDDGARTTHYAQADLILVGVSRCGKTPTCLYMALQYGIRAANYPLTEEDMERLQLPASLKTYRDKLFGLTIDAERLAAIRHERRPNSRYASFAQCEFELREVESLFRRENISFINTTHFSVEEISAKILVEKGVERRFK; this is encoded by the coding sequence ATGCAACGAACCGCCTTTTTCATCTCCGATGGCACCGGCATCACCGCCGAAACCCTCGGTCAGAGCCTCCTGGCCCAGTTCGGGGACATCACCTTCAGGAAGGTCACCCGCCCCTACGTGGATACGTTGGACAAGGCCAGGGCGATGGTACAGCAGATCAATGCCGCCGCCGTTCAGGACGGTGCGCGGCCCATCATCTTCGATACCATCGTCAACCGTGACATCCGGGCCATTCTGGACCAGTCAAACGGGTTCATGATCGACATCTTCTCCACCTTTTTATCCCCACTCGAACGGGAACTTTCCGCCGAATCTTCGTATTCGGTAGGGAAGTCACATTCGATCATGCACAATAGTCACTACATGGAGCGGATCGAGGCCGTCAATTTCGCACTCGAAAACGACGACGGCGCCCGTACGACCCACTATGCGCAGGCCGATTTGATCCTGGTGGGGGTCTCGCGCTGCGGCAAGACGCCGACCTGCCTCTATATGGCACTGCAATATGGCATCCGCGCGGCCAACTATCCGTTGACCGAGGAAGACATGGAGCGCCTGCAATTGCCCGCCTCGCTCAAGACCTATCGCGACAAGCTGTTCGGGCTGACCATCGACGCGGAACGGCTGGCGGCGATCAGGCACGAGCGGCGCCCTAACAGCCGCTATGCGAGCTTCGCCCAGTGCGAATTCGAACTGCGCGAGGTAGAAAGTCTGTTCCGCCGCGAGAACATCTCCTTCATCAACACCACGCATTTTTCCGTAGAGGAAATCTCGGCGAAGATTCTGGTGGAGAAAGGCGTGGAAAGACGGTTTAAATAG